A genomic window from Solanum stenotomum isolate F172 chromosome 10, ASM1918654v1, whole genome shotgun sequence includes:
- the LOC125841904 gene encoding F-box/LRR-repeat protein 3, with translation MDSQLVEMCMESATESLDAVEAWRRQRRTLEMMPSHLAEALLHRLLRRRLLFPSLLEVFKFCVDRIDLRGESYVDAEWMAYIGGFEHLHSLNLSDCNKINSSAIWAIIGMTNLKELDLSRCSKITDDGVRHLTTIPSLEKLWIPETSVTADGVILLTSLTNLSFLDLGGLPVSDSALCNLKVLRKLQHLDIWGSVVSNKGASHLKWFPKLSSLNLAWTKVTMLPCLPSLACLNMSNCTIHSIFEGEGQKALLTKLILSGATIKDVSEAFLHLETSSLSLLDLSNSSLNSFCFLPYMRMISDLDLSGTSAGDESVEHIAFVGQNLRHLNLSRTKLSSAGLGTLAGFVPNLETLLLSYTAIDDSAIPFMCIMPLLKYINMSGTNIRGISNEVDSDLDCVSSLSGLSTLEHLERLDLEETRIKDSALAPLPSFRKLSHLFLRSGSLADTTLHQLSSITSLVTLGIRDGVLTNTGLDVFNPPPPMKILDLRGCWLMTEDALLSFQQRHPQIEVRHDLLSIALVKRLSVTSPLSQATPRAKLYINKKGGSSTSPLRSIRDSFLDQRLKYTNEELLAMRFDSTSISRDSVVQIPHELANDG, from the exons ATGGATAGCCAACTGGTTGAGATGTGCATGGAATCGGCGACGGAGAGCCTTGACGCCGTCGAAGCGTGGCGGAGACAGCGGCGGACACTGGAAATGATGCCTTCTCACCTCGCCGAAGCTCTTCTTCACCGTCTTCTTCGCCGTCGTCTCCTCTTCCCGTCTTTACTCGA AgtgtttaaattttgtgtcGACAGGATCGACTTAAGGGGAGAGAGTTATGTGGATGCAGAATGGATGGCATATATAGGTGGTTTTGAGCACTTGCATTCTCTAAATTTATCAGATTGTAACAAAATTAACAGTTCAGCCATTTGGGCTATTATAG GAATGACAAACTTAAAGGAGCTTGACCTCTCCAGGTGCTCGAAGATTACTGATGATGGAGTTAGACATCTAACAACTATCCCAAGTTTGGAAAAGTTGTGGATTCCAGAAACAAGTGTCACAGCTGATGGTGTGATACTCCTGACTTCGTTAACCAACTTATCGTTCTTAGATTTGGGAGGCCTGCCTGTATCTGATTCGGCTCTGTGTAATCTTAAG GTTCTCAGGAAGCTACAACATTTGGATATTTGGGGGAGTGTAGTATCAAACAAAGGAGCATCTCATCTTAAATGGTTCCCGAAATTGAGTTCTCTGAATTTGGCCTGGACCAAGGTCACTATGTTGCCATGTCTGCCTTCTCTTGCATGCCTAAACATGAGCAATTGTACAATACATTCCATATTCGAAGGAGAAGGGCAGAAAGCTCTTCTTACAAAGCTTATTCTGTCTGGAGCAACCATAAAGGATGTCTCTGAAGCTTTCCTACACCTTGAAACATCTTCCCTCTCTCTTCTGGATCTTTCCAATTCATCTCTTAATTCGTTCTGTTTTTTGCCATATATGAGAATGATATCAGATTTAGATCTCAGTGGTACATCTGCAGGAGATGAGTCAGTTGAACACATTGCATTTGTAGGTCAAAATTTGCGTCATCTAAATCTCAGCCGGACAAAATTAAGCTCTGCAGGACTGGGAACCTTAGCTGGTTTTGTTCCCAATCTTGAAACTTTATTGTTATCTTACACAGCCATTGATGATTCTGCTATTCCCTTCATGTGCATCATGCCTTTGCTAAAATATAtcaatatgagtggtacaaatATCAGAG GTATTTCCAATGAGGTGGACTCTGATCTTGATTGTGTTTCGTCACTGTCCGGGTTGTCTACTCTTGAACATTTGGAGAGATTGGATTTGGAGGAGACTCGAATCAAGGATTCAGCTTTGGCTCCTTTGCCGAGCTTCCGTAAATTGAGCCATTTATTTTTACGGAGTGGTTCCCTTGCTGACACCACTTTGCATCAGTTGTCATCTATTACAAGCTTGGTAACCCTGGGGATTCGTGATGGTGTGCTCACTAATACCGGGCTCGATGTGTTCAACCCTCCACCACCTATGAAGATTCTTGATCTCAGGGGTTGTTGGCTGATGACAGAGGATGCTCTGTTGTCATTTCAGCAAAGGCATCCTCAAATTGAAGTAAGGCATGATCTTCTTAGTATTGCATTGGTGAAAAGGTTATCTGTTACCTCACCTTTGTCCCAAGCGACACCACGGGCCAAACTATACATAAACAAGAAGGGAGGGTCATCAACATCTCCGCTTAGATCTATCAGAGACAGTTTTCTTG ATCAAAGATTGAAGTATACCAATGAAGAACTACTTGCAATGAGGTTTGACTCTACCTCTATTTCCAGAGACAGTGTTGTTCAGATACCTCACGAGTTAGCAAATGATGGATAA
- the LOC125841901 gene encoding long chain acyl-CoA synthetase 4-like, whose product MAPEKFIVEVEPAKPAKDGRPSMGPVYRSLFAKDGFPPPIPGLDSCWDIFRLSVEKYPNNRMLGHREIVDGKPGKYVWMSYKEVYDIVIKVGNSIRSCGVNKGDKCGIYGANCAEWIISMEACNAHGLYCVPLYDTLGAGAVEFIISHAEVTIAFVEEKKLPELLKTFPNASKYLKTIVSFGKVIPQQKEEVEKFGVVLYSWDEFLQLGSEKQFDLPVKKKEDICTIMYTSGTTGDPKGVLISNTSIVTLIAGVKRLLESVNESLTVDDVFLSYLPLAHIFDRVIEECFINHGASIGFWRGDVKLLTEDIGELKPTIFCAVPRVLDRIYSGLQHKITSGGLLKSTLFNLAYAYKHRNLKKGQSHVEASPLSDKVVFSKVKEGLGGRVRLILSGAAPLASHVEAFLRVVGCCHVLQGYGLTETCAGTFVSLPNHYDMLGTVGPPVPNVDVCLESVPEMSYDALSSMPRGEVCVRGDVLFSGYFKREDLTKEVMIDGWFHTGDVGEWQPNGSLKIIDRKKNIFKLSQGEYVAVENLENIYGDNPIIDSIWIYGNSFESFLIAVINPNERAIEHWAEHNGISGDFASLCENAKVKEYIVGELAKTGKEKKLKGFEFIKAVHLDPLPFDMERDLLTPTFKKKRPQLLKYYKDVIDNMYKGTK is encoded by the exons ATGGCACCAGAAAAGTTCATTGTTGAAGTTGAACCAGCAAAGCCTGCTAAAGATGGAAGACCATCAATGGGTCCTGTTTACAGAAGTCTTTTTGCTAAAGATGGATTTCCTCCACCTATTCCTGGACTTGATAGTTGTTGGGATATTTTTCG TTTGTCAGTGGAGAAATATCCTAACAATCGAATGCTTGGACACCGTGAGATTGTAGATGGAAAA CCTGGAAAGTATGTGTGGATGTCTTACAAAGAAGTATATGACATTGTGATCAAAGTAGGAAATTCCATCCGTAGCTGTGGTGTAAATAAG GGAGACAAATGTGGTATCTATGGTGCTAATTGTGCTGAGTGGATAATAAGCATGGAG GCATGCAATGCTCATGGACTTTACTGTGTTCCTCTGTATGACACCTTAG GTGCTGGTGCAGTGGAATTTATCATTTCCCATGCAGAGGTTACAATTGCTTTTGTCGAAGAGAAAAAACTTcctgag CTTCTGAAAACTTTTCCTAATGCGTCAAAGTACTTGAAGA CTATTGTGAGTTTCGGGAAGGTCATTCCTCAACAGAAGGAAGAGGTTGAAAAGTTTGGGGTGGTTCTGTACTCCTGGGATGAGTTTCTACAACTG GGAAGCGAAAAACAGTTTGATCTTcctgtgaaaaagaaagaagacatTTGTACAATAATGTATACTAGTGGAACGACTGGAGACCCCAAAGGTGTCTTGATTTCAAATACTAGTATTGTTACTCTTATAGCTGGAGTAAAGCGTCTGCTTGAGAGTGTGAATGAGTCG TTGACAGTGGATGATGTGTTTCTTTCGTATCTTCCCCTGGCACATATCTTCGATCGAGTGATTGAAGAGTGTTTCATTAATCATGGTGCCTCAATAGGATTTTGGCGAGGG GATGTCAAGTTACTAACCGAAGATATTGGAGAGCTGAAACCAACTATCTTCTGTGCTGTACCTCGGGTACTGGACAGAATATATTCAG GTTTGCAACATAAAATTACTTCTGGTGGTCTGCTCAAAAGCACCTTGTTCAATCTTGCCTATGCTTA CAAACACCGCAATTTGAAGAAGGGGCAAAGCCACGTTGAAGCTTCTCCGCTTTCTGACAAAGTCGTTTTCAGTAAG GTAAAAGAAGGGTTAGGAGGCAGAGTACGCCTTATATTGTCTGGAGCAGCACCCCTTGCATCTCATGTGGAAGCTTTTTTGCGAGTTGTGGGATGTTGTCACGTTCTTCAAGGATATG GTTTAACTGAAACATGTGCTGGTACATTTGTGTCACTACCAAACCACTATGATATGCTTGGTACGGTTGGTCCTCCAGTGCCCAATGTGGATGTGTGCCTGGAGTCCGTCCCTGAAATGTCATATGATGCTCTGTCAAGCATGCCACGTGGAGAAGTATGCGTGAGGGGGGACGTTCTTTTTTCAGGCTATTTCAAGCGTGAAGACCTAACAAAAGAAGTCATGATTGATGGGTGGTTCCACACAG GCGATGTTGGCGAGTGGCAACCTAATGGTAGCTTGAAAATAATTGATCGCAAGAAGAACATTTTCAAGCTATCACAAGGTGAATATGTTGCTGTTGAAAATTTGGAGAATATCTATGGCGATAATCCTATTATTGACTCG ATATGGATATACGGAAACAGTTTTGAGTCTTTCCTTATTGCTGTTATTAACCCAAACGAACGAGCAATTGAACACTGGGCCGAACATAATGGCATATCTGGAGATTTTGCTTCCTTGTGTGAAAATGCGAAAGTGAAAGAGTACATAGTTGGAGAGCTTGCAAAAactggaaaagaaaagaag CTGAAGGGCTTTGAGTTCATAAAAGCTGTACACCTTGATCCTCTTCCATTTGACATGGAACGAGACCTTCTAACTCCAACATTCAAGAAGAAAAGACCCCAGTTGCTCAAATACTATAAG GATGTGATTGACAACATGTACAAGGGTACCAAATGA